From Homo sapiens chromosome 6, GRCh38.p14 Primary Assembly, the proteins below share one genomic window:
- the LOC124901415 gene encoding histone-lysine N-methyltransferase SETMAR-like, translating into MREVAQELNIDHSMVVWHFKQIGKVKKLDKWVPHELTKNQKSHFEMFSFILSNNDEAFLNRILTCNEKWILYDNRDNGRPPAQWLDREAPKHFRKPNSHPKRVMVSVWWFAAGLLHYSFLNPGETITSEMYVQQIDEMHLKLQYLQLALVNRRGPILLHDNT; encoded by the coding sequence atGCGAGAAGTTGCCCAAGAACTCAACATCGACCATTCTATGGTTGTTTGGCATTtcaagcaaattggaaaggtgaaaaagctcgataagtgggtgcctcatgagctgaccaaaaatcaaaaaagtcattttgaaatgttttcttttattctatcgAACAATGATGAAGCATTTCTCAATCGGATTTTGACGTgcaatgaaaagtggattttatatgacAACCGTGACAACGGGCGACCACCAGCTCAGTGGTTGGATcgagaagctccaaagcacttccgaAAGCCAAATTCGCACCCAAAAAGAGTTATGGTCAGTGTTTGGTGGTTTGCTGCCGGTCTGctccactacagctttctgaatcctggcgaaaccattacatctgagatgTATGTTCAGCAGATCGATGAGATGCATCTAAAACTGCAATACCTGCAGCTGGCATTGGTCAACAGAAGgggcccaattcttctccacGACAACACCTGA